A single window of [Clostridium] hylemonae DSM 15053 DNA harbors:
- the allD gene encoding ureidoglycolate dehydrogenase — translation MKLSRDELKNLMKNKLIKAGLSEEHADMTAEILTWSDERGYHSHGAVRVEYYSERIAKGGITTDPKFEWKETGPCSAIYEGDNGCGYVASTFAMEKTIEMAKKSGIAVTGIRNISHSGSIGYYTEMAAKQDLVAIAFCQSDPMAVPFGGTEPYYGTNPISFAAPTADDRTVVFDMATTVQAWGKILDKRSRHEAIPDTWAVDEKGQPVTDSSLVNALLPIAGAKGYGLMMMVDVFAGVLLGVPFGKHVSSMYHDLSKGRDLGQMFIVMDPSRFVGLDAFKKSMSQVLDELGEMPAAEGYGKVYYPGERAVMRRDKAYETGGVEIVDEIYDYLVSDDVHYDRYDHKNRFAE, via the coding sequence ATGAAACTATCTCGGGATGAATTAAAAAACCTGATGAAAAATAAGCTGATCAAAGCCGGCTTAAGTGAGGAACATGCCGATATGACGGCTGAGATCCTCACATGGTCGGATGAGAGGGGATACCATTCCCACGGCGCGGTCCGTGTGGAGTATTACAGCGAGAGGATCGCAAAAGGGGGCATCACGACGGACCCGAAATTTGAGTGGAAAGAGACGGGGCCGTGTTCTGCCATTTATGAAGGAGACAATGGCTGCGGATATGTAGCATCCACCTTTGCGATGGAAAAGACAATAGAGATGGCGAAAAAGTCAGGCATCGCGGTGACTGGTATCCGCAACATTTCACACAGCGGTTCGATCGGATATTATACAGAGATGGCCGCTAAGCAGGACCTGGTGGCGATCGCATTCTGCCAGTCTGATCCTATGGCGGTGCCGTTTGGGGGGACCGAGCCGTATTACGGCACGAACCCGATTTCTTTTGCGGCTCCGACTGCGGATGACAGGACGGTCGTATTTGATATGGCGACGACAGTTCAGGCGTGGGGCAAGATTCTGGATAAGCGTTCCAGACATGAGGCGATACCGGATACGTGGGCGGTTGATGAAAAAGGGCAGCCGGTGACAGATTCAAGTCTTGTCAACGCACTGCTTCCGATCGCGGGCGCAAAAGGGTACGGACTTATGATGATGGTCGACGTCTTTGCAGGCGTGCTGCTCGGCGTTCCGTTCGGCAAACATGTAAGCTCCATGTACCACGACCTTTCCAAGGGAAGAGACCTTGGACAGATGTTCATCGTGATGGATCCGTCCAGATTTGTCGGTCTGGATGCATTTAAGAAGTCCATGTCCCAGGTGCTGGATGAACTCGGCGAGATGCCCGCTGCGGAAGGATACGGGAAAGTATACTATCCGGGCGAGCGCGCGGTCATGAGGCGGGATAAAGCATATGAAACAGGCGGCGTGGAGATCGTAGATGAGATCTATGATTATCTGGTCAGTGATGATGTGCATTACGACAGATACGACCACAAAAACAGATTTGCCGAATAA
- the allE gene encoding (S)-ureidoglycine aminohydrolase, translated as MSYLNDQVGYREELLMTRSVIKKENYVLLEPDGLVKNSIPGYENCDVTILGSPAMGASFADYLVTAREGGKNSGIGGEGLETFLYVISGEVTVKNADKEEVLTEGGYIFSPESNVVSFENKSKEDAKLFVYKRRYERVEGYSAYTVVGNANDLPWIEYEGMENCHIKDFLPAAGDFGFDMNMHILKFKLGASHGYIETHVQEHGMYFLQGKGMYRVDDEWVPVKAGDYMFLDAYCPQACYAVGREEDFAYIYSKDCNRDVAL; from the coding sequence ATGAGTTATTTAAACGATCAGGTAGGATACCGCGAGGAACTTTTGATGACACGTTCTGTGATCAAGAAAGAGAATTATGTACTTCTCGAGCCAGACGGGCTTGTTAAGAACAGCATTCCGGGATATGAGAACTGTGACGTGACGATCCTTGGCTCACCGGCTATGGGCGCATCCTTTGCGGATTATCTCGTAACGGCAAGAGAAGGCGGAAAGAACAGCGGAATCGGCGGAGAGGGACTGGAGACATTCCTGTATGTGATCTCAGGTGAAGTCACGGTCAAAAATGCGGATAAAGAAGAAGTGCTCACAGAGGGCGGATACATCTTCTCACCTGAGAGCAACGTAGTTTCTTTTGAGAATAAGAGTAAGGAAGACGCAAAACTGTTTGTCTACAAACGCAGATATGAGAGAGTAGAAGGCTACAGCGCGTATACGGTAGTCGGCAATGCCAACGATCTTCCGTGGATCGAATATGAAGGAATGGAGAACTGCCATATCAAAGATTTTCTCCCGGCAGCGGGCGACTTCGGATTCGATATGAATATGCATATTCTAAAGTTCAAGCTCGGCGCGTCTCACGGCTATATCGAGACTCATGTACAGGAGCACGGAATGTATTTCCTTCAGGGCAAAGGTATGTACCGCGTGGACGACGAGTGGGTTCCGGTAAAAGCCGGCGACTATATGTTCCTGGATGCGTACTGCCCGCAGGCATGCTATGCGGTAGGACGAGAAGAAGACTTCGCCTACATTTACTCTAAAGACTGCAACAGAGACGTAGCGTTATAA
- a CDS encoding RidA family protein, translated as MGRKVVMSQNAGKTGPYSHAVDAGGCLFLSGQTPIDPAAGQLVEGDITAQTRQSFSNLFHVLEEAGLTPDDVQKVNVYLTDMDDFEAMNAVYAEQFSEPYPARSTVGVAALVGGAKIEIEMIAKKSQNIEE; from the coding sequence ATGGGCAGAAAAGTTGTGATGTCCCAAAATGCGGGAAAGACCGGTCCATATTCACATGCTGTGGATGCCGGCGGCTGCCTGTTTCTGTCCGGACAGACGCCGATAGACCCGGCGGCCGGACAGCTTGTGGAAGGGGACATTACCGCCCAGACAAGACAGAGTTTCTCCAATCTGTTTCACGTGCTGGAAGAAGCGGGCCTGACGCCGGATGATGTTCAGAAAGTCAACGTATATCTGACGGATATGGATGATTTTGAGGCGATGAACGCGGTGTATGCCGAGCAGTTTTCAGAGCCATACCCGGCCCGCAGCACGGTTGGAGTCGCTGCTCTTGTGGGCGGTGCAAAGATAGAGATCGAAATGATCGCGAAGAAAAGTCAGAACATAGAAGAGTGA
- the arcC gene encoding carbamate kinase, giving the protein MKKKRVVIALGGNALGKNYEEQKEAVAKTAKVIVDLVQQDMELIITHGNGPQVGMIQNAMDQLACTSEDYKETPLPTCVAMSQGYIGIDLQNAIKYELYSREMDVKVSTILSQVEVDKEDEAFRNPSKPIGRFLTKEEAEKNEANGITCMEDAGRGYRIVVASPMPKRIRELQTIKTLVDAGHIVITCGGGGIPVVNDAGKLSGVSAVIDKDNVSSLLAAEMNADYLIILTAVEKVAVNFGKENQEWLSDLTVDEAREYIAQDQFAKGSMLPKIEAAIRFAESGEGRHTLITLLDKAAEGIAGKTGTVIHK; this is encoded by the coding sequence ATGAAAAAGAAAAGAGTTGTTATTGCACTGGGAGGGAATGCTCTCGGCAAAAATTATGAAGAGCAGAAAGAAGCGGTCGCAAAGACCGCAAAGGTGATCGTGGATCTGGTGCAGCAGGATATGGAGCTCATCATCACGCACGGCAACGGCCCTCAGGTGGGTATGATACAGAACGCCATGGACCAGCTTGCGTGCACGTCTGAAGATTATAAGGAGACGCCGCTTCCGACCTGTGTGGCCATGAGCCAGGGTTACATCGGCATCGACCTGCAGAATGCGATCAAATACGAGCTTTACAGCCGGGAAATGGATGTGAAAGTGTCCACCATTCTGTCACAGGTAGAGGTGGATAAGGAAGATGAAGCGTTCAGAAATCCATCCAAGCCGATCGGCCGTTTCCTGACAAAAGAAGAAGCGGAAAAGAATGAAGCGAATGGCATTACGTGTATGGAAGACGCGGGAAGGGGCTACCGGATCGTAGTTGCCTCCCCGATGCCAAAAAGAATACGGGAACTCCAGACGATAAAGACACTTGTTGACGCCGGCCACATTGTCATCACGTGCGGCGGAGGAGGGATCCCGGTAGTGAACGACGCAGGAAAGCTCTCCGGTGTCAGCGCGGTGATCGACAAAGATAATGTGAGCAGTCTTCTCGCGGCGGAGATGAACGCTGATTATCTGATCATCCTCACTGCCGTAGAAAAGGTGGCGGTCAATTTCGGCAAAGAGAACCAGGAATGGCTCAGCGACCTGACCGTAGACGAGGCGAGGGAGTATATTGCCCAGGACCAGTTTGCGAAGGGCTCCATGCTTCCGAAGATCGAAGCTGCGATCCGTTTTGCAGAGTCCGGTGAAGGGCGGCATACGCTCATAACTCTGCTTGATAAGGCGGCAGAAGGCATCGCCGGCAAGACGGGTACAGTAATACATAAGTAA
- a CDS encoding NCS1 family transporter encodes MSNIVENLELNPELVTNVDPDLQPTKKRIMGSLSYAASFMGGCVSIGTFSMGAGLIGVLTVGQAILAMIIGCLVIAIALVIIGNCGHKYGIPYTVQLRSSFGTAGVKIPGLLRGVPAIIWFGFQSWVGAGAINSCFKILFGFDNLPVVYALFTILQVALAIKGFEGIKWLENISCIFIIAILAYMLYVVKTQFATEIDDVFSGIKGTWGMPFWAATTSFLGIYSTMIINASDYSRNLKENVKSVRTGSIYTVAILPVTLFMGLIGLLVTAATGNSDPVVVFSTTMGSKFLTVVTLLFIAFAQVTTNVLNNIVPPSYVLMESFHMKWSHATIVVGILSACCMPWKLVTDQSAAGLSLFTQFYSAFLGPIFAVMAVDYYILRKKKLDINNMYDKQGVFKGVNWAAIIAIIAGSLCSLLIVELSWYVSLIPTGLVYYFLMKSMKSSAPFRKGTIFE; translated from the coding sequence ATGAGTAATATTGTAGAAAATCTGGAACTGAACCCGGAACTCGTAACGAACGTGGACCCGGACCTTCAGCCGACAAAAAAACGTATCATGGGATCTTTATCCTATGCCGCAAGCTTTATGGGAGGATGTGTATCCATCGGTACATTTTCCATGGGGGCAGGACTGATCGGGGTGCTGACGGTAGGCCAGGCGATCCTTGCCATGATCATCGGATGCCTTGTTATCGCCATCGCGCTCGTTATTATCGGGAACTGCGGGCATAAGTATGGCATTCCTTATACGGTGCAGCTCAGAAGCAGCTTTGGAACGGCGGGCGTCAAGATTCCCGGTCTGTTAAGAGGCGTGCCGGCGATCATCTGGTTTGGATTCCAGAGCTGGGTAGGAGCGGGAGCGATCAACAGCTGCTTCAAGATCTTATTTGGTTTTGACAACCTCCCGGTCGTCTATGCACTGTTCACGATTCTGCAGGTAGCTTTGGCGATCAAAGGGTTTGAGGGGATCAAATGGCTTGAGAATATATCATGTATTTTCATCATCGCCATCCTTGCCTATATGTTATACGTAGTGAAGACACAGTTTGCCACTGAGATCGACGATGTGTTCTCCGGAATCAAGGGAACGTGGGGCATGCCGTTCTGGGCAGCGACGACGTCCTTCCTGGGGATCTATTCCACTATGATCATCAACGCGTCAGACTACTCACGCAACCTGAAAGAAAACGTGAAGTCCGTGCGCACCGGAAGCATCTACACCGTGGCGATCCTGCCGGTGACACTGTTCATGGGCCTTATCGGTCTCCTTGTGACAGCGGCGACAGGAAACAGCGACCCGGTAGTTGTATTCTCGACAACGATGGGCAGTAAATTCCTCACAGTGGTGACGCTTTTGTTTATCGCATTTGCCCAGGTGACGACGAACGTGCTGAACAACATCGTACCGCCGTCCTATGTACTGATGGAATCCTTCCACATGAAGTGGTCACATGCGACGATAGTTGTAGGTATTCTCTCCGCGTGCTGTATGCCGTGGAAACTGGTCACGGACCAGTCGGCGGCGGGGCTGAGCCTGTTTACCCAGTTCTATTCCGCATTCCTCGGGCCTATCTTCGCGGTTATGGCGGTAGACTATTATATTCTCCGTAAGAAGAAGCTGGATATCAACAACATGTACGATAAACAGGGAGTGTTCAAAGGTGTCAACTGGGCAGCCATCATCGCGATCATCGCAGGTTCGCTCTGTTCACTGCTCATCGTGGAGCTGTCCTGGTATGTAAGCCTCATACCGACAGGACTTGTGTATTACTTCCTGATGAAGTCAATGAAGAGCTCGGCACCATTCCGTAAAGGGACTATTTTTGAGTAG
- the fdrA gene encoding DUF1116 domain-containing protein: MLKTIVKKGSYHDSVVLMLLTNQISTIKGVKKVSIMMATPANKDIYRQSGLNTEELESASANDMVVVADVDDESLLDTIMQETEEFFKKQSTKESDKKGAEAVKSWDKALEKLPEANLAVISIPGAYAALEADRALDEGMNVFMFSDNVTLEDEIKLKNKAHEKGLAVMGPDCGTGIIQGVPVAFTNNVTPGSIGIIGASGTGIQELTTIIDRLGEGVKNAIGTGGRDLSIEVGGTTMMDMIEAMESDTSVKVLIIISKPPAKEVRDRISDRLSNFRKPVITLFLGEKPEYHEEGFYHAYTLDEAARLAVGLVRGEEVKEAEVKADTADFFKPEEKKTIKAYYSGGTLAGEAAMLIKDALDMKVPPQKAEGFMLKTGGHIVVDLGDDVYTQGKPHPMIDPAKRIECMQEAIDDASTGVILLDIMLGYGSHEDMAGALLPSIIELRDKAKAEGRKLFFVATVCGTRRDFQDYDGAVSKLKGAGVIVCENNKLAVHTAIRAIGMDFEEPVKEIRPKKVAKIEKTEASDKLIQLLSEKPKIINIGLKSFAEVAESFGCGVVQYDWMPPAGGDVRLIKILNFLRSYEGLDIDEANRSVIAKIVASQPVIQDVVSAKTVIKELNEGKVILHAGPPIQYKDMPDPVQGSCVGAALFEGWAATEEEARKILESGEVTFIPCHHVKAVGPMGGITSANMPVFVVKNMTDGNEAYCTMNEGIGKVLRFGAYSQEVVDRLLWMKEVLGPTLGKAIRSIDGGLSVNPLVAKAIAMGDEFHQRNIAASLAFLKEVSPIITKMDMDEKDRYDVIKFLADTDQFFLNIMMATGKAVMDGARLLTEGTVVTAMCRNGVEFGIRISGMGDEWFTAPVNTPQGLYFTGYDGEDACPDMGDSAITETLGVGGMAMIAAPAVTRFVGAGGYEDALRTSTEMTEITIDRNPNFIIPNWNFQGTCLGIDARLVVEKGITPVINTGIAHKIAGYGQIGAGTVHPPVECFEKAVTAYAKKLGFSFE; this comes from the coding sequence ATGTTAAAGACGATTGTGAAGAAGGGAAGCTATCACGATTCTGTTGTTCTCATGCTTTTGACGAATCAGATATCAACGATCAAAGGTGTGAAAAAAGTTTCGATCATGATGGCAACACCTGCCAATAAAGATATATACAGACAGAGCGGTCTGAATACGGAAGAACTGGAAAGCGCGTCTGCGAACGATATGGTCGTCGTTGCGGATGTAGATGACGAAAGCCTTCTGGATACGATCATGCAGGAAACAGAAGAGTTTTTCAAAAAGCAGTCAACGAAAGAAAGTGATAAAAAGGGAGCCGAGGCTGTCAAGTCATGGGATAAGGCGCTTGAGAAGCTTCCGGAGGCAAATCTTGCCGTCATCTCTATTCCGGGTGCGTACGCAGCTCTGGAAGCTGACCGCGCACTCGATGAAGGCATGAATGTATTTATGTTCAGCGATAATGTGACGCTGGAAGATGAGATCAAGCTGAAGAACAAAGCACATGAAAAAGGGCTGGCAGTTATGGGACCGGACTGCGGCACCGGGATCATCCAGGGAGTGCCGGTTGCATTTACTAACAATGTAACACCGGGCTCTATCGGGATCATCGGCGCGTCAGGCACAGGGATCCAGGAACTGACAACGATCATTGACCGTCTCGGCGAGGGGGTAAAGAACGCGATCGGTACCGGCGGCCGCGATCTGTCCATAGAAGTAGGCGGAACTACAATGATGGATATGATAGAGGCTATGGAGAGCGACACGAGCGTGAAAGTGCTCATCATCATATCAAAGCCGCCGGCAAAGGAGGTCAGAGACCGCATCTCCGACCGTCTGAGCAACTTCAGGAAACCGGTGATCACGCTGTTCCTCGGTGAAAAGCCGGAGTATCACGAAGAGGGCTTCTACCATGCGTATACACTTGACGAAGCGGCGCGGCTGGCTGTCGGCCTTGTCAGAGGCGAAGAAGTGAAAGAGGCTGAGGTGAAAGCAGATACGGCAGACTTCTTCAAACCGGAAGAAAAGAAGACGATCAAGGCATACTATTCCGGCGGAACGCTGGCCGGAGAGGCAGCAATGCTCATCAAGGATGCGCTTGACATGAAAGTTCCTCCCCAGAAGGCGGAAGGCTTTATGCTGAAGACCGGAGGACATATCGTGGTGGACCTGGGAGATGACGTGTATACCCAGGGGAAACCGCATCCGATGATCGACCCGGCCAAACGTATCGAGTGTATGCAGGAAGCTATTGACGATGCATCTACCGGTGTGATCCTTCTGGATATCATGCTTGGCTACGGTTCCCATGAGGATATGGCGGGGGCGCTCCTTCCATCCATCATCGAACTGAGGGATAAGGCAAAAGCAGAGGGAAGAAAACTGTTCTTTGTCGCGACCGTATGCGGCACGAGAAGAGACTTCCAGGATTATGACGGGGCGGTCAGCAAGCTGAAAGGCGCAGGCGTTATCGTGTGCGAGAACAATAAGCTCGCTGTTCACACGGCGATCCGCGCTATCGGTATGGACTTTGAAGAGCCGGTGAAAGAGATCCGTCCAAAAAAAGTGGCAAAGATCGAAAAGACAGAGGCGTCTGACAAACTGATACAACTCCTTTCCGAGAAACCGAAGATCATCAACATCGGTCTGAAGAGTTTTGCGGAAGTCGCAGAGTCCTTTGGCTGCGGCGTAGTGCAGTATGACTGGATGCCGCCTGCCGGAGGAGATGTAAGGCTCATAAAGATACTGAATTTCCTGCGCAGCTATGAAGGGTTAGACATTGATGAAGCGAACCGCTCTGTGATCGCCAAGATCGTGGCGAGCCAGCCGGTAATTCAGGACGTGGTGTCTGCAAAAACGGTCATCAAAGAGTTGAATGAAGGAAAGGTGATCCTGCATGCGGGGCCTCCGATCCAATATAAGGATATGCCGGATCCGGTACAGGGTTCCTGTGTGGGAGCCGCTCTGTTTGAAGGGTGGGCCGCGACAGAAGAAGAGGCCAGAAAGATCCTGGAATCCGGGGAAGTTACTTTTATTCCATGCCATCACGTGAAGGCAGTGGGACCGATGGGAGGCATCACCTCCGCGAACATGCCTGTCTTTGTAGTGAAGAATATGACGGACGGCAACGAAGCGTACTGCACTATGAACGAAGGAATCGGCAAAGTGCTCAGATTCGGCGCTTATTCACAGGAAGTCGTGGACAGACTGCTGTGGATGAAAGAAGTGCTCGGACCGACACTTGGAAAAGCGATCCGCTCCATAGACGGCGGACTGAGCGTCAATCCGCTCGTCGCGAAAGCCATCGCCATGGGGGATGAATTCCACCAGAGAAACATCGCGGCGTCACTGGCATTCCTGAAAGAGGTAAGCCCGATCATAACGAAGATGGATATGGATGAAAAGGACCGCTATGACGTGATCAAGTTCCTGGCAGATACGGACCAGTTCTTCCTCAATATTATGATGGCGACAGGGAAAGCTGTCATGGACGGGGCGAGACTCCTTACGGAAGGAACGGTCGTAACTGCCATGTGCAGAAACGGCGTAGAGTTCGGCATCCGCATCAGCGGCATGGGAGACGAATGGTTTACCGCTCCGGTAAATACACCTCAGGGGCTTTACTTTACCGGGTATGACGGGGAAGATGCGTGCCCGGATATGGGGGACAGTGCGATCACGGAGACGCTCGGAGTGGGCGGCATGGCCATGATAGCTGCCCCGGCGGTCACACGGTTCGTGGGTGCGGGCGGATATGAAGACGCGCTGCGTACGAGTACAGAGATGACAGAGATCACAATAGACCGGAACCCGAATTTTATTATTCCGAACTGGAATTTCCAGGGAACATGTCTTGGCATCGATGCAAGGCTTGTAGTGGAAAAGGGGATCACGCCGGTCATCAATACAGGTATAGCACATAAAATTGCCGGATATGGACAGATAGGAGCAGGCACAGTACATCCGCCGGTCGAATGCTTTGAAAAAGCGGTCACAGCGTATGCCAAGAAGCTGGGATTCTCTTTTGAATAA
- the allB gene encoding allantoinase AllB yields the protein MYDILVNNGKIVTADAVTAGNIAVKDGRIAAVLAEGIEPEASRVIDAKGNYVFPGAIDTHAHLNDPGYEWREDYEHGTAAAAVGGYTTVIDMPLQNEPAMTNADLFDRKEEKVSSNAYADYCFWGGLVPDNFEDLKGMHDKGCVAFKSFIGPVSPDYSSLNYGQAYEAMQRIKEFGGRAGFHCEDYSLIKWQEARMKREGRLDWQGFLDSRPVIAEMVATVDMIELAKATGCKVHICHVSSPDVAQKIKEAQQEGCDITAETCSHYLSLTDKDVIENGPLFKCAPPLRSQEEVDRLWKYVEDGTFSGIASDHSPCSYDEKFKEILGNKIENVFDVWGGISGIQSGFQVAFNEGCVKRDICPSVLADSMARRPAKAFGIYGRKGDIKPGFDADLVIVDPEREWEITGESLLYVNKISAFAGMKGKGLPVCTMIRGNVVAEDGKITAEKGVGELIRRLS from the coding sequence ATGTATGATATTTTAGTGAATAACGGAAAAATTGTGACGGCAGATGCAGTCACAGCAGGAAATATAGCTGTCAAAGACGGCAGGATCGCAGCGGTGCTGGCTGAAGGGATCGAGCCTGAGGCATCCAGGGTGATCGATGCAAAAGGAAACTATGTGTTCCCCGGGGCTATCGATACACATGCGCATCTGAATGACCCGGGCTATGAGTGGCGGGAAGATTACGAGCACGGCACAGCTGCGGCCGCTGTGGGCGGATATACAACAGTTATCGATATGCCGCTGCAGAACGAACCAGCCATGACGAACGCAGACTTATTTGACCGGAAGGAAGAAAAAGTGAGCAGTAATGCATACGCGGACTATTGTTTCTGGGGCGGACTTGTACCGGATAATTTTGAGGACCTGAAGGGGATGCACGATAAAGGCTGTGTGGCGTTTAAGTCATTTATCGGCCCGGTCTCTCCAGATTACAGTTCCTTAAATTACGGGCAGGCATATGAAGCAATGCAGCGCATCAAAGAATTCGGCGGACGTGCGGGATTCCACTGTGAGGACTACTCCCTGATCAAATGGCAGGAGGCGAGGATGAAAAGAGAAGGCCGTCTCGACTGGCAGGGCTTTCTCGACTCCCGGCCTGTCATCGCAGAGATGGTGGCTACTGTTGATATGATAGAGCTTGCCAAGGCTACAGGGTGCAAGGTACATATCTGCCATGTGAGCAGCCCGGATGTGGCGCAGAAGATCAAAGAAGCACAGCAGGAAGGATGCGATATTACGGCTGAGACGTGTTCCCACTATCTGAGCCTTACGGATAAGGATGTCATTGAGAACGGACCGCTGTTCAAGTGCGCGCCGCCGCTGCGCTCCCAGGAGGAAGTAGACAGACTGTGGAAGTATGTGGAGGACGGCACATTCAGCGGTATCGCAAGCGACCATTCGCCATGCTCTTATGACGAGAAGTTCAAGGAGATCCTTGGAAACAAGATCGAAAATGTGTTTGACGTGTGGGGCGGCATAAGCGGGATCCAGAGCGGCTTCCAGGTGGCGTTCAACGAAGGCTGTGTAAAGAGAGACATATGTCCGTCTGTACTGGCTGATTCCATGGCGAGACGGCCTGCGAAAGCATTTGGGATCTATGGCAGAAAAGGAGATATCAAGCCCGGATTTGACGCGGACCTCGTGATCGTAGATCCGGAGAGAGAATGGGAGATCACAGGTGAGTCTCTCCTGTATGTCAATAAAATTTCCGCATTTGCAGGCATGAAAGGAAAAGGACTGCCGGTATGTACGATGATCCGCGGAAATGTCGTTGCCGAAGACGGTAAGATCACAGCAGAAAAAGGCGTGGGCGAGTTGATCAGAAGATTAAGCTAG
- a CDS encoding alpha/beta hydrolase: MQQKKIIEINSTLYLKHATVCSDSSVTPKACILYFHGGGLLYGERDDLPALHQKTLTEAGYIIVSFDYPLAPAAKLNTILDDVTSSISHYVKYPELYCGHALPFFLWGRSAGAYLCLLAAAQGDLPAAPEGILSYYGYGFLCDSWFQTPSSYYCSLPAVDASCLDNAGAGLQPSGGLDTHYSIYVYARQTGRWRALLYEGREKYFYLDYTLRACAALPCPLFCAHSTNDPDVPYEEFLELSSRYQARQFIAAGNTHDFDREETNPFTAQLLQETVKFLNKNLGD; the protein is encoded by the coding sequence ATGCAGCAGAAAAAAATCATTGAAATAAACAGTACACTTTACCTGAAACACGCCACCGTCTGTTCGGACAGCAGCGTCACCCCCAAAGCCTGTATCCTCTACTTCCACGGGGGCGGGCTGCTGTACGGGGAAAGAGACGACCTCCCGGCGCTTCATCAGAAGACACTGACAGAAGCAGGATATATCATCGTGTCCTTCGACTATCCTCTTGCACCGGCGGCAAAGCTTAATACGATCCTGGATGATGTCACCTCTTCCATCTCCCATTATGTCAAATACCCTGAACTGTATTGCGGCCATGCACTCCCTTTCTTTCTCTGGGGACGTTCCGCCGGCGCGTACCTCTGCCTTCTGGCCGCCGCCCAGGGCGACCTCCCCGCCGCGCCGGAGGGCATACTCTCCTACTATGGCTACGGCTTCCTGTGCGACAGCTGGTTCCAGACGCCGAGCAGTTACTACTGTTCCCTTCCGGCCGTGGACGCCTCATGCCTGGACAACGCCGGAGCCGGACTCCAGCCATCGGGAGGACTGGACACACACTACAGCATCTACGTGTACGCAAGACAGACGGGCCGCTGGCGCGCCCTCCTGTATGAAGGACGGGAGAAATACTTCTATCTGGACTACACCCTGCGCGCCTGCGCCGCACTGCCCTGCCCGCTCTTCTGCGCCCACAGCACCAATGACCCGGATGTGCCATACGAAGAATTCCTCGAACTGAGCAGCCGCTACCAGGCCAGACAGTTTATCGCCGCCGGAAACACCCACGACTTCGACCGGGAAGAAACAAACCCGTTCACCGCCCAACTACTCCAGGAGACAGTAAAGTTCCTCAATAAGAATTTAGGGGACTAA